The genome window AGTTCACCCCTCCATACTGGTACTTAGCTTTTTTCTCTGACGGCTTCAaaatctgagagagagaaagtattaaTACTCAGTGTGTTTCCAGCATTGGGAGACTCATCCACAGTAagtgtgtttacgtgtgtgttcTCACCTGAAAGGAACACATGAGGGACTCGTCAACGCTCATCATGCCCCCAGCGTTATCAAACTCCCCGCAGTAGTTGGGAGCCGAGAATAGCGTCACCAGCTGCCGTTTGGCAAAAAATTCATAGCCGTCCTCAACAACCTTCCAGTACAGAACAACACTTGAGTTAATAAACCTTCTTTAGAGATGCATCCTAATGAACATAGCCCTCATACATTAGGCTCTACCTGGTGGGCTCTGCAGATGAGGTCCAGGTCGTGGCGGTTAAGGAACTTGCTGACCACGTCGGCCCCAAAGGTGAAGGAGACGCCCCGGTCGTTTTCCCCCCAGCCCTGCACATCTTTGTCTGGATCCGACCACAGCAGATCACACAGCAGGCCTAGCACAGAGAGAGTGCAGTCAGAGCCACCACAAATACGGCAcatgtaccacacacacacgtttacacaCCTGTGTCAGGGACATCGGTTGGCCTCATGATGCGTCGAATTTGCTCCATGGACTGTAGATCAGGAGAGAGACCTGAGGAAGAGGGATGATTGTGAATTAATAATATTCATAGAAAAAGAATTGATAGAAAAGAACCCACGCATACCTCCATGGCAGCAGAAGATCTTCTCATCGATTATAGCGGCGATGGGCAGACAGTTGAAGCAATCTGTGAAGGTCTTCCACAGCTTTATGTTGAATCTGCGTTTGCCTGGGGAACACAACATAGAAAGACATGGAATTACACtgagtatataaaacattaagaacacctgctctttccatgacaccaggtgaaagctatgatcccttactgatgtcacttgttaaatccacttcaaatcagtatAGATAAACAGGATGAATGTAGCTTTTTTTTAGCCTAGAGACAATTGAGACTGGATTGTCTGGATTGTGTGCCATTCTGaattgtgtgccattcaaagggtgaatgggcaagactggggtatggggtatggtaggtgtcaggctcaccggtttgagtgtgtcaagaactacaacactgctgggtttataacgctcaacagtttctcgtgtgtatcaagaatggtccaccaccccaaagatatccagccaacttgacaactgtgggaagcattggagtcaacatgcgccagcatccctgtggaacactttcaacaccttgtaaagtccatgccccgatgaattgaggctgttctgaggtggtgcaactcaatattaggaaggtgttcctaatgtttggtatactcagtagaGAACACAAAACCATTGCCATTATGAATTCCAT of Salvelinus namaycush isolate Seneca chromosome 29, SaNama_1.0, whole genome shotgun sequence contains these proteins:
- the LOC120024282 gene encoding serine/threonine-protein phosphatase PP1-beta catalytic subunit-like, with translation MAESELNVDSIISRLLEVRGCRPGKIVQMTEAEVRGLCIKSREIFLSQPILLELEAPLKICGDIHGQYTDLLRLFEYGGFPPEANYLFLGDYVDRGKQSLETICLLLAYKIKYPENFFLLRGNHECASINRIYGFYDECKRRFNIKLWKTFTDCFNCLPIAAIIDEKIFCCHGGLSPDLQSMEQIRRIMRPTDVPDTGLLCDLLWSDPDKDVQGWGENDRGVSFTFGADVVSKFLNRHDLDLICRAHQVVEDGYEFFAKRQLVTLFSAPNYCGEFDNAGGMMSVDESLMCSFQILKPSEKKAKYQYGGVNSGRPVTPPRTAQAPKKR